The following proteins come from a genomic window of Deltaproteobacteria bacterium PRO3:
- a CDS encoding PaaI family thioesterase — MTPRNLGAAREKLIALFDSAPIIQSFGMKLSYDEAGRALVRLPFNPNFDHAFHQIHGGVMATMLDTAGWFTAAPHFDNWIATVEFQTRLLEPVEKVDLVAAGRIVRLGKRIAVCEMEIRTAAGNLIALGAGTFTATSVAAKW; from the coding sequence ATGACTCCGCGAAACCTCGGGGCCGCCCGGGAGAAGCTGATCGCCCTCTTCGACAGCGCCCCCATCATTCAAAGCTTCGGGATGAAACTCTCCTATGACGAGGCCGGCCGCGCGCTGGTACGCCTGCCCTTCAATCCCAACTTCGACCACGCCTTCCATCAAATCCACGGCGGGGTGATGGCCACGATGCTCGACACCGCGGGCTGGTTCACCGCCGCGCCCCACTTCGACAACTGGATCGCCACCGTCGAGTTCCAGACCCGCCTCCTCGAGCCCGTGGAAAAGGTCGATCTGGTCGCCGCCGGCAGGATCGTCCGGCTCGGCAAGCGGATCGCGGTCTGCGAGATGGAGATCCGGACGGCGGCAGGAAATTTGATCGCCCTCGGGGCCGGCACCTTCACGGCGACCTCGGTCGCGGCGAAATGGTGA